A region from the Spirochaeta thermophila DSM 6192 genome encodes:
- a CDS encoding alpha/beta fold hydrolase, which produces MEKSLPYDEFWREYEEYLVFHRVWHPQHAPRAGVLLLHEAGLHSGFYVRVGGFLSSHGFGVAAPDLPGQGVSCPRRTPPLSPEGLLDLVEDLLHMCDGLFEDVPLFLAGEGAGASLALAFGLMSPGRCAGLVLSSPFPTSESLPRRLWGTRFPSLGGPGPEVHGVVDPLLSLRILRDPLCSGKVPSSFHTALRKLLALSRERRRRLALPVFIACGDHDPLVPRGGIDSLYDEVPADERVLRRYRRGGHFLLLDLTEEEVFHDLLLWMEERIL; this is translated from the coding sequence ATGGAAAAGAGCCTCCCGTACGACGAGTTCTGGAGAGAGTATGAGGAGTATCTCGTCTTCCACAGGGTGTGGCACCCACAGCACGCCCCGCGAGCCGGTGTGCTCCTCCTCCACGAGGCGGGCCTCCACTCCGGTTTCTACGTGAGGGTGGGAGGATTCCTCTCATCTCACGGGTTCGGCGTGGCGGCGCCCGACCTTCCGGGCCAGGGGGTCTCCTGTCCTCGGCGGACCCCTCCCCTCTCCCCCGAGGGACTCCTCGACCTTGTGGAGGACCTCCTCCATATGTGCGACGGTCTCTTCGAGGACGTGCCTCTCTTCCTCGCAGGGGAGGGGGCGGGTGCGAGCCTCGCCCTCGCCTTCGGGCTCATGAGCCCCGGCCGATGCGCGGGCCTGGTCCTCTCGTCGCCCTTTCCCACCTCCGAGAGCCTCCCGCGTCGCCTGTGGGGCACCCGCTTCCCCTCGCTCGGAGGACCGGGGCCCGAAGTCCACGGAGTAGTCGACCCGCTCCTCTCCCTCCGCATCCTGCGGGATCCCCTCTGTAGCGGGAAGGTACCGTCTTCGTTCCACACCGCTCTGAGGAAGCTCCTCGCCCTCTCCCGGGAGCGGAGGAGGAGACTCGCCCTCCCGGTCTTCATCGCCTGCGGGGATCACGACCCCCTCGTCCCCCGCGGAGGGATCGATTCCCTCTACGACGAAGTGCCGGCTGATGAGCGGGTCCTCCGGAGGTACCGCCGCGGAGGACACTTCCTCCTCCTCGATCTCACCGAGGAGGAGGTGTTCCACGACCTGCTCCTCTGGATGGAGGAACGTATCCTCTGA
- a CDS encoding ABC transporter ATP-binding protein — MNKKEIEPSREGVSSPVPRPAKLQAEGISMRFGDLAVLEGISFSLAEGEFLCLLGPSGCGKSTLLRILSGLLLPVSGRALLDGEEITGQTSKVSYMHQRDLLLPWKTVLDNVAVPLVLKGYGWREARRKARAHLEVFGLSGFEDYYPSQLSGGMRQRAALLRTYLYRSDVMLLDEPFGALDAITRERLQEWLLGVVDRLSTSVLLVTHDVDEAILLADRILVLSPRPGRVVAAHPVPFSRPRTREHLLTTEYLSLKANILEELRTWSG, encoded by the coding sequence ATGAACAAAAAGGAGATAGAGCCTTCTCGCGAGGGAGTCTCCTCCCCTGTGCCCCGCCCGGCCAAGCTGCAGGCGGAGGGGATCTCCATGCGCTTCGGCGACCTCGCGGTGCTGGAAGGGATCTCCTTCTCCCTTGCAGAGGGCGAGTTCCTCTGCCTTCTCGGCCCTTCGGGGTGCGGGAAGAGCACCCTCCTCAGGATCCTCTCCGGCCTCCTCCTGCCGGTCTCTGGGAGGGCCCTCCTTGACGGTGAGGAGATCACCGGCCAGACCAGCAAGGTGAGCTACATGCACCAACGGGACCTCCTCCTCCCCTGGAAGACCGTGCTCGACAATGTGGCGGTTCCCCTCGTCCTCAAGGGGTACGGCTGGAGAGAGGCGCGGAGGAAGGCGCGTGCCCATCTGGAGGTCTTTGGCCTTAGCGGCTTTGAGGACTACTATCCCTCCCAGCTCTCGGGTGGGATGCGTCAGAGGGCGGCCCTCCTTCGCACCTACCTCTACCGAAGCGACGTCATGCTCCTGGACGAGCCCTTTGGTGCACTCGACGCCATCACGAGAGAGCGCCTTCAGGAGTGGCTCCTGGGGGTGGTGGACCGCCTCTCCACCTCGGTGCTCCTGGTCACCCACGACGTGGACGAGGCCATCCTCCTCGCCGATCGCATCCTGGTGCTCTCACCCCGGCCGGGGCGCGTGGTGGCAGCTCACCCGGTTCCCTTCTCCCGTCCGAGGACCAGGGAGCATCTCCTCACCACTGAGTACCTCTCCCTCAAAGCGAACATACTGGAAGAACTCAGAACCTGGTCCGGGTGA
- a CDS encoding ABC transporter substrate-binding protein, with amino-acid sequence MRTFRIVSVCAGLILIAGILPAAGGGERPSLTPITVVLDWTVNTNHTGLYVALEEGYYREEGLAVSIITPPETGGVSLLLAGKAQFAVSYQEEVTYARAAGRPVKAIAAVIQHNTSGFAARVEEGIRTPKDFEGKTYGGWGSPIEEAVLKAVMQAYGADYAKVRNVTVRAVDFFAATEGEVDFMWIFEGWDGVAARLKGIPITYIPIAEIEPALDYYTPVLVTTDGYIEQHPEVVRAFLRATSRGYRFAIEHPDEGAEILLSYAPELDPDLVRESQRYLAGQYARGAARWGEMKLEVWRRFADWLTRHGLLEGAFVPEEAFTNEFLP; translated from the coding sequence ATGAGGACGTTCCGGATCGTGAGCGTGTGCGCAGGCCTCATCCTGATAGCAGGAATCCTTCCTGCAGCGGGAGGGGGGGAGAGACCTTCCCTCACTCCGATCACTGTGGTCCTTGATTGGACCGTGAACACCAACCACACCGGACTCTACGTGGCCCTCGAGGAGGGCTACTACCGTGAGGAGGGCCTCGCTGTCTCGATCATCACCCCTCCTGAGACCGGTGGGGTCTCGCTCCTCCTGGCCGGCAAGGCCCAGTTCGCCGTGAGCTATCAGGAGGAGGTCACCTATGCGCGGGCTGCGGGACGGCCCGTCAAGGCCATCGCCGCCGTGATCCAGCACAACACCTCGGGGTTCGCGGCCCGCGTGGAGGAGGGGATCAGGACCCCCAAGGACTTCGAGGGCAAGACCTACGGCGGATGGGGCTCGCCCATCGAGGAGGCGGTGCTCAAGGCTGTGATGCAGGCCTATGGCGCCGACTACGCCAAGGTGCGCAACGTCACGGTAAGGGCGGTGGACTTCTTCGCCGCCACCGAAGGAGAGGTGGACTTCATGTGGATCTTCGAAGGGTGGGATGGGGTGGCCGCCCGGCTCAAGGGGATTCCCATCACCTACATCCCCATCGCCGAGATAGAGCCCGCCCTCGACTACTACACCCCGGTCCTCGTCACCACCGACGGGTACATCGAGCAGCATCCCGAGGTGGTGCGCGCCTTCCTCAGGGCCACGAGCCGGGGGTACCGGTTCGCCATCGAACACCCGGACGAGGGGGCGGAGATCCTCCTCTCCTATGCGCCCGAGCTCGATCCCGATCTGGTTCGGGAGAGCCAGCGGTATCTCGCAGGCCAGTACGCGAGGGGGGCGGCCCGCTGGGGCGAGATGAAGCTGGAGGTGTGGCGGCGGTTTGCCGACTGGCTCACACGCCATGGACTGCTCGAAGGCGCCTTCGTGCCCGAGGAGGCCTTCACCAACGAGTTCCTGCCGTAA
- a CDS encoding ABC transporter permease, translated as MRRSWRSTASPFLTGVGLLAVWEAASRLGAVSPFLLPAPSAVLAELVRQAPLLLPHLGATLLSGLGGFLVGVFLGVGLALVLDAFPRLRAALYPFLVISQTIPIIFLYPLFLIWFGYGLTSKLMVVVLVCFFPVIVSLLDGLASVDPELLDLFASMRAGWWQTFWLVRFPAALPSLFSGLTVSATYSIMGAVIGEWLGAPRGLGVYMLRAYKTFSTARVFAAILVVVVASLVVVYLVKLVSRLAMPWRARRETVTGPSRNAGDRTHMRSVP; from the coding sequence TTGAGGAGAAGTTGGAGAAGTACCGCTAGCCCCTTCCTCACCGGCGTGGGACTCCTCGCCGTGTGGGAGGCCGCCTCCCGGCTCGGCGCCGTCTCCCCCTTCCTCCTCCCCGCCCCCAGCGCCGTCCTCGCCGAGCTCGTCCGCCAGGCCCCGCTCCTCCTCCCGCACCTGGGCGCCACCCTGCTCTCCGGTCTCGGCGGCTTCCTGGTGGGCGTCTTCCTGGGCGTGGGACTCGCCCTCGTGCTGGACGCCTTCCCCCGTCTCCGCGCCGCCCTCTACCCCTTCCTGGTGATCTCCCAGACCATCCCCATCATCTTCCTCTATCCCCTCTTCCTCATCTGGTTCGGCTACGGACTTACGAGCAAGCTCATGGTGGTGGTGCTTGTCTGCTTCTTCCCGGTGATCGTGAGCCTCCTCGACGGCCTCGCCTCGGTGGACCCCGAGCTCCTCGACCTCTTCGCCTCCATGAGGGCCGGGTGGTGGCAGACCTTTTGGCTCGTGCGCTTCCCCGCCGCCCTCCCTTCCCTCTTCTCGGGCCTCACGGTCTCGGCCACCTACAGCATCATGGGCGCGGTGATCGGGGAGTGGCTCGGTGCCCCCCGGGGGCTCGGGGTCTACATGCTCCGTGCCTACAAGACCTTCTCCACTGCCCGGGTCTTCGCCGCCATACTCGTGGTCGTGGTGGCGAGCCTCGTGGTGGTGTACCTGGTGAAGCTCGTATCCCGTCTCGCCATGCCCTGGAGGGCGCGGCGGGAGACCGTCACAGGCCCCTCGCGGAACGCGGGGGATCGTACTCACATGAGGAGTGTACCATGA
- a CDS encoding thiamine-binding protein: protein MANAHVSLQILPMVEQDRLYRVVDRVIEYIRASGVRYVVGPMETTMEGELDELLEIVKEAHRICEQEGAWRVAAVIKTDYVPEGVSFEEKLEKYR from the coding sequence ATGGCGAACGCACATGTGAGTCTTCAGATACTCCCCATGGTGGAACAGGATCGGCTCTACCGGGTGGTGGACCGGGTGATCGAGTACATCCGGGCCTCGGGGGTGCGGTACGTGGTGGGGCCCATGGAGACCACGATGGAGGGCGAGCTCGACGAGCTCCTCGAGATCGTGAAGGAGGCGCACCGGATCTGCGAGCAGGAGGGTGCGTGGCGGGTGGCCGCGGTGATCAAGACCGACTATGTGCCCGAGGGAGTGAGCTTTGAGGAGAAGTTGGAGAAGTACCGCTAG
- a CDS encoding diguanylate cyclase domain-containing protein — protein sequence MYTIRQPEAPSARGIPLSRSLTFRIFTTHVVSVLLVLGLMIFLSSLFFKNFTTRMAEEEALEESRRLVETVEQVGKTLILNALKEEVDRALLLVRQTARHVEEGIVSEGEAQRTVRSALRSWKIAREGYFVILDSEGNILLHPSPEVEGTNQLSYWVTAYQTRVKRGYLEYDRQNPGEPGPRKKVLYMDYYAPWDWIVTATAYKEEFGELVNLTLLSTLISTLSGDTGMQVFILDGSPLPLASTDPAPEKGLLQELTSLEEDGGFSWRTYQGVQWALAWRIIPDFGWKVVVLQRPLLQERIYSSFLLFSLGILGLAFILSLGLSIYFYFSLTRPILRAIPVLRLATAGKLDLRLTDLPSNELGLLGAYFNTLMDSLQRTMEEKDSLVERAAFLARFPQENPNPVVFVNEQGRITYANRSAARIFGLPEGFCDEGPPPPLKGIIHQAGPELQDIKVGDRWYSFIASPSTSPRGTFYFGRETTREREYRTSLLLFRWIFEHAYEGMVVTDKEGNIEMVNPAFTEITGYSEEEVIGKNLRILKSDHHPPEFFERMWHDLTTKGWWADEIWNRRKSGEVYPEWLSISRFTDTEGKVHYVGIFHEISKQKELEERLRYLAYHDALTDLPNRFLLEDRLDRECARARREGKKVGLIFVDLDNFKQVNDTFGHRTGDLYLVHVARLLREACREVDTVARIAGDEFVIMLPGLSQKAFALSVLERIFRVLREQPFQHGNTTLEVSLSAGLAFFPDDGGSVSEILSRADIALYRAKRQGKNQYAVFQREDQKVLEEQLGRYDLLRTALAGRTVKVDWEPWEDRTGRIAYLEALLSCEKDPSLNPGAILTMAEEVNLGGTVGELILEGMATLLHGAGEGAIPPDAIPPLVARIPPSLLFDQSFLSTLRDMGEAYHLPPGHLILLLPFRSGMLPEHLVRAVEEVRSMGITVGPPGPWIPLEPRDDAIHLPFVILPYPRLLAFRHEVEGNESSLTALMHLLRYRNQKVVVEGVGDEGGLSWVWGLGADLAAGPAVHGRLPAEQVLPLLRAHLGEKGEP from the coding sequence ATGTACACGATACGACAACCGGAGGCACCTTCCGCACGAGGCATCCCCCTCTCACGCTCCCTCACCTTCAGGATATTCACCACCCACGTGGTGAGCGTACTCCTGGTACTGGGGTTGATGATATTCCTCAGCTCCCTCTTCTTCAAAAACTTCACCACCCGGATGGCCGAGGAGGAGGCCCTCGAGGAGAGCCGGCGCCTCGTGGAAACCGTAGAGCAGGTGGGAAAGACACTCATACTCAATGCGCTCAAAGAGGAGGTGGACCGCGCCCTCCTCCTCGTACGGCAGACGGCCCGCCACGTGGAAGAGGGCATCGTCTCCGAAGGAGAGGCACAGAGGACGGTACGCTCGGCCCTCCGCTCGTGGAAGATCGCCCGTGAAGGCTACTTCGTGATCCTCGACTCGGAGGGGAATATCCTGCTCCACCCTTCCCCCGAGGTGGAGGGGACCAACCAGCTCTCCTACTGGGTCACTGCGTATCAGACCCGGGTGAAGCGCGGGTATCTCGAATACGACCGCCAGAATCCCGGAGAGCCTGGCCCCAGGAAGAAGGTCCTCTACATGGACTACTACGCCCCCTGGGACTGGATCGTGACCGCCACCGCGTATAAAGAAGAGTTCGGCGAACTCGTCAACCTCACCCTCCTGTCCACCCTCATCTCCACCCTCTCCGGCGATACCGGTATGCAGGTCTTCATCCTGGACGGATCTCCGCTCCCCCTCGCATCCACGGACCCCGCCCCGGAAAAAGGGCTCCTCCAGGAACTCACCTCTCTTGAAGAAGATGGGGGATTCTCCTGGAGGACGTACCAGGGGGTGCAATGGGCCCTGGCCTGGAGGATCATCCCCGACTTCGGCTGGAAGGTGGTGGTGCTCCAACGCCCCCTCCTCCAGGAGCGGATCTACTCCTCGTTCCTCCTCTTCTCGCTCGGTATCCTGGGTCTCGCCTTCATCCTCTCCCTTGGACTCTCCATCTACTTCTACTTCTCCCTCACCAGGCCCATTCTGAGGGCCATCCCCGTGCTCCGCCTCGCCACCGCGGGCAAGCTCGACCTCAGGCTCACGGACCTGCCTTCGAACGAACTCGGCCTCCTCGGGGCCTACTTCAACACCCTCATGGACTCGCTCCAGCGTACCATGGAGGAGAAGGACTCCCTGGTGGAACGGGCCGCCTTCCTCGCCCGGTTCCCCCAGGAGAACCCCAACCCCGTGGTCTTCGTGAACGAACAGGGCAGGATCACCTACGCCAACCGGAGCGCCGCCCGCATCTTCGGGCTCCCCGAAGGCTTCTGCGACGAAGGGCCCCCGCCTCCCCTTAAGGGGATCATCCACCAGGCGGGACCCGAACTCCAGGACATCAAGGTGGGCGACCGGTGGTACTCGTTCATCGCCTCCCCCAGCACCAGTCCCCGGGGCACCTTCTACTTCGGCAGGGAGACCACGCGGGAGCGGGAGTACCGCACCTCCCTCCTCCTCTTCCGGTGGATCTTCGAACACGCCTATGAGGGCATGGTCGTCACCGACAAAGAGGGGAACATCGAGATGGTGAACCCCGCCTTCACCGAGATCACCGGCTACTCCGAGGAAGAAGTGATAGGAAAGAATCTCCGCATCCTCAAATCCGATCATCACCCTCCCGAATTCTTTGAGAGGATGTGGCACGACCTCACCACAAAGGGGTGGTGGGCCGACGAGATATGGAACCGGAGGAAGTCGGGTGAGGTGTATCCCGAGTGGCTCTCCATCTCCCGGTTCACCGATACCGAGGGGAAGGTCCACTACGTGGGCATCTTCCACGAGATCTCCAAGCAGAAGGAGCTGGAGGAGAGGTTACGGTACCTCGCCTATCATGATGCCCTCACCGATCTCCCCAACCGGTTCCTCCTCGAAGACAGGCTCGACCGGGAGTGCGCCCGTGCACGGAGGGAAGGGAAGAAGGTGGGCCTCATCTTCGTCGACCTGGACAACTTCAAACAGGTGAACGACACCTTCGGTCACCGCACCGGCGACCTCTACCTGGTACACGTGGCCCGCCTCCTCAGAGAGGCATGCCGCGAGGTGGACACGGTGGCACGAATCGCCGGTGACGAGTTCGTCATCATGCTCCCAGGGCTCTCCCAGAAGGCCTTCGCCCTCTCGGTGCTCGAACGCATATTCAGGGTCCTTCGGGAGCAACCCTTCCAGCACGGGAACACCACCCTGGAGGTCTCGCTCAGTGCAGGCCTCGCCTTCTTCCCGGACGACGGTGGGAGCGTCTCGGAGATCCTCTCGAGGGCCGACATTGCCCTCTATCGGGCGAAGCGACAGGGCAAGAACCAGTACGCAGTCTTCCAGAGGGAAGACCAGAAGGTCCTCGAGGAACAGCTCGGCCGGTACGACCTTCTCAGGACGGCACTCGCCGGAAGAACGGTGAAGGTCGACTGGGAACCCTGGGAGGACCGAACCGGACGCATCGCCTACCTCGAGGCCCTCCTCTCCTGCGAGAAGGACCCCTCCCTCAACCCCGGCGCGATACTCACCATGGCCGAAGAGGTGAACCTTGGGGGAACCGTGGGGGAACTCATCCTGGAGGGCATGGCCACCCTCCTCCACGGTGCCGGGGAAGGGGCCATCCCCCCGGACGCCATTCCGCCCCTGGTCGCCCGGATCCCACCCTCCCTCCTCTTCGATCAGTCGTTCCTCTCCACGCTGAGGGACATGGGGGAGGCCTACCACCTTCCTCCCGGCCACCTCATCCTCCTCCTCCCCTTCCGGTCAGGCATGCTCCCCGAACATCTCGTACGCGCGGTGGAGGAGGTACGGAGCATGGGGATCACCGTGGGTCCCCCTGGGCCGTGGATCCCTCTCGAACCGAGGGACGACGCCATCCACCTCCCCTTCGTCATCCTGCCCTATCCGCGCCTCCTCGCCTTCAGGCATGAGGTGGAAGGGAACGAGTCCTCCCTCACGGCCCTCATGCACCTGTTGCGGTACAGGAACCAGAAGGTGGTGGTGGAAGGAGTGGGCGACGAGGGAGGTCTCTCCTGGGTATGGGGGCTGGGAGCCGACCTGGCCGCAGGCCCCGCCGTCCACGGCAGGCTTCCTGCAGAGCAGGTCCTCCCGCTCCTCAGGGCGCACCTGGGGGAAAAGGGAGAGCCCTAG
- the asd gene encoding aspartate-semialdehyde dehydrogenase, translating into MVRVGFIGWRGMVGSVLMQRMKEEHDFSGRFEPVFFSTSQAGQKGPDLGFDTGILKDAYDTTTLASCDILVSCQGGDYTKEVYPRLRAEGWKGYWIDAASTLRMEEDAVIVLDPVNRHVIDEALSRGIKNYIGGNCTVSLMLMAIGGLFREDLVEWLSSMTYQAASGAGARHMRELLAQMKVLGDAAHDLLQDPASSILEIDRRVAERMRSPEFPVQEFGVPLAGSLIPWIDRPVEDGQTREEWKGYAETNKILGRQDDPVPVDGICVRIGAMRSHSQALTIKLKKRISLKEAEELIASSSRWTKLVPNEREATCRELTPAAVSGTLTVAVGRVRFMKMGPEFLTAFTVGDQLLWGAAEPVRRALLIVLDHLGA; encoded by the coding sequence ATGGTCAGGGTAGGGTTCATCGGGTGGCGCGGCATGGTGGGCTCGGTCCTCATGCAGCGCATGAAGGAAGAGCACGACTTCTCGGGTCGCTTCGAGCCTGTGTTTTTCTCCACGTCGCAGGCCGGGCAGAAGGGTCCCGATCTCGGGTTCGACACCGGCATCCTCAAGGATGCCTACGATACCACGACCCTCGCCTCCTGTGACATCCTCGTCTCGTGCCAGGGAGGCGACTACACCAAAGAGGTGTACCCCAGGCTCCGCGCAGAGGGATGGAAGGGCTACTGGATCGATGCCGCCTCCACCCTCCGTATGGAGGAGGATGCGGTCATCGTGCTCGATCCCGTGAACCGGCATGTGATCGACGAGGCCCTCTCCAGGGGGATCAAGAACTACATCGGCGGCAACTGCACGGTGAGCCTCATGCTCATGGCGATAGGAGGGCTCTTCAGGGAAGACCTGGTGGAGTGGCTCTCCTCCATGACCTATCAGGCGGCCTCAGGGGCGGGGGCCCGGCACATGCGCGAGCTCCTCGCTCAGATGAAGGTCCTGGGCGATGCGGCCCACGACCTCCTCCAGGACCCTGCCTCGAGCATCCTGGAGATCGACCGCAGGGTGGCGGAGCGGATGCGGAGCCCGGAGTTCCCGGTACAGGAGTTCGGGGTGCCCCTCGCAGGGAGCCTCATCCCGTGGATCGACCGGCCTGTGGAGGACGGGCAGACGCGGGAGGAGTGGAAGGGGTATGCCGAGACGAACAAGATCCTGGGACGACAGGATGATCCTGTGCCGGTGGACGGCATCTGCGTGCGGATCGGGGCCATGCGAAGCCACAGCCAGGCCCTCACCATAAAGCTGAAGAAGCGCATCTCGCTCAAGGAGGCCGAGGAGCTCATCGCCTCCTCGAGCCGGTGGACCAAGCTCGTCCCCAATGAACGCGAGGCCACCTGCAGGGAACTCACTCCTGCGGCGGTCTCCGGCACCCTCACCGTGGCCGTGGGCCGGGTGCGCTTCATGAAGATGGGACCGGAGTTTCTCACCGCCTTCACGGTGGGCGATCAGCTCCTCTGGGGGGCTGCCGAGCCGGTGAGGAGGGCCCTCCTCATCGTGCTCGATCACCTGGGGGCCTAG